The following coding sequences lie in one Miscanthus floridulus cultivar M001 chromosome 9, ASM1932011v1, whole genome shotgun sequence genomic window:
- the LOC136484357 gene encoding uncharacterized protein, translated as MVTIIDAAKASGTRPATSRAFQTLLARYEELVANVGRLTDQNNALVQQNAALTRDVKRNGRVLELILNKVQIEIPPDLLQVEENDMGGTIDGSSRASANLDMDNSDGH; from the exons ATGGTTACAATAATTGATGCTGCCAAGGCAAGTGGAACAAGGCCAGCAACCTCAAGGGCTTTTCAAACCCTGTTGGCAAGATATGAGGAATTAGTTGCCAACGTTGGTCGCTTAACTGATCAAAACAATGCCTTGGTTCAACAGAATGCTGCATTGACTCGAGATGTGAAACGTAATGGTCGTGTACTTGAG CTCATTCTTAACAAAGTACAAATAGAGATACCACCAGACCTTCTTCAGGTAGAAGAAAATGACATG GGAGGGACTATAGATGGATCATCTCGTGCTTCAGCCAACCTGGACATGGACAACAGTGA